The Bactrocera dorsalis isolate Fly_Bdor chromosome 2, ASM2337382v1, whole genome shotgun sequence region aaactagcaagagtaaattcgtaacaattggtgtcagaagtgggattgtcaaataatccaaaatcaagatggttaaattcggagaattgagaattcagcaattaaaaaaggaactggaggagcgtaatttgccgataagcggacaaaaggcggatctgcaggcacgattacgtgaagcaatggaagcggatggaattaatgtggacgagttcgaatttgttgggccagaaacttctacaaaggtagaagaaaaagtagaagaacaacgaacatcatcaagtgcagacacgaacatgctgttagtggcttttaagcaaataatagctgaaaatatatcacaaataacagagaatgcagtgcaaacagaaaatcgtctggcacagcaaatagctgaaaatacatcgcagttaaagtcttgccttacacaacaaatgactgaaaataatacgcagttagaaaagcgtttggtacaacagattacagaaaatactacacaagtacaaaaacaagtgcaagagaaattttcaaaatttgaagaggaattaagcacgttaaaaaatgaagaagaaaatttaaaatcagaatttcttcaactgagtaatcgtatgcgagaactgcaactgcatggccctgcaccatcaataaataatccaagattgaaggcacccacattcgatggaagtattccatttcaaattttcaaacttcagtttgaaaagacagcaatggccaataactggaatgcagcggacaaagtggcgtccttgtttgtatcattgaaagggcctgcggcagaaatccttcagactattccagactgtgaacgggacaactatgaggcattgatgagtgcgatagaaagacgatatggtagtgagcaccggaaacaaatataccagatcgaactgcaaaataggggtcagaaaatgaacgagtcattgcaagagttcgcaactgaaatcgaacgactggctcatttggcaaatgcagatgcacctgtggaatacattgagagggtaaaaattcaatgtttcataaatggaattcgtgatgtggacaccaaacgcgccacatatgcattgccaaaaagaacgtttgctgaaacggtttcgcacgcgctcacacaggaaacagcttccctactaagtaaaccagcacacaaagtacaaagggttgaaatggaacaaccggcgctgatggaagaaatattgaagactctgaagacaattgctgcacagcgagtaaatacaacaggcagatgtttcaactgtaaaaaagcgggtcactttgcccgaaattgcaagataaaagtaaacccatcaaaatggaaacaaccaacagaacaccgaaagaggattcaccacaaaaatgcggatgcattatcacatcgcccttgtccactggaatttaaacattgctccaaatcagaaggaaaagaaggtataatcgacgtgcgattactgaatatagaacctgaagatgattggactcctcaccgcatcagaatcaatcagctggaggaccctgatcttgcaaagctgataatagccaaagaaaatggggtacgaccaccaaaggaacaaataagtagcgagagtccaacggcaaaagcatattgggcccaatggaacagcataaacctcgttaatggataccttcatcgtacctgggaaagcgaagatggcaaacagtctcgtctgctgatcatagtaccgaagtccatgatcccgaaagtattgaaagaatatcacaatggacctagtggagggcaccttggaattacaaaaactatagagaagattaaacaacggttctactggatcggttgtcgagattccatagcagaatggataagtaattgcgtagagtgcatggcagctaaaggtcctaaagccaaaagtcgcggtaggctacaacagtacaacgtgggatcaccatttgaacgagtcgcaatggatattgcaggtccgttcccaaccagtacggccggaaacaaatatctactggttgtcatggattatttcagtaaatggccagaagtatatgccttaccaaaccaagaagcgaagacagtagccgaagcgtttgtagaaaattggataacaaggttcggagtgcccgtcgaattacactcagatcaaggcaggaatttcgaatcttccattttccaagaagtctgtacattattgggcatccacaagacacggacaacagcgttacacccacaatcagatgggatggtagagagattcaaccgaacgctcgaagaacatctgcggaaaatcgttgataaagatcaacggaattgggacaagtgcatccagatgttcctgctggcgtatcgttcagcgaagcacgagac contains the following coding sequences:
- the LOC105231136 gene encoding uncharacterized protein LOC105231136 isoform X1; translation: MVKFGELRIQQLKKELEERNLPISGQKADLQARLREAMEADGINVDEFEFVGPETSTKVEEKVEEQRTSSSADTNMLLVAFKQIIAENISQITENAVQTENRLAQQIAENTSQLKSCLTQQMTENNTQLEKRLVQQITENTTQVQKQVQEKFSKFEEELSTLKNEEENLKSEFLQLSNRMRELQLHGPAPSINNPRLKAPTFDGSIPFQIFKLQFEKTAMANNWNAADKVASLFVSLKGPAAEILQTIPDCERDNYEALMSAIERRYGSEHRKQIYQIELQNRGQKMNESLQEFATEIERLAHLANADAPVEYIERVKIQCFINGIRDVDTKRATYALPKRTFAETVSHALTQETASLLSKPAHKVQRVEMEQPALMEEILKTLKTIAAQRVNTTGRCFNCKKAGHFARNCKIKVNPSKWKQPTEHRKRIHHKNADALSHRPCPLEFKHCSKSEGKEGIIDVRLLNIEPEDDWTPHRIRINQLEDPDLAKLIIAKENGVRPPKEQISSESPTAKAYWAQWNSINLVNGYLHRTWESEDGKQSRLLIIVPKSMIPKVLKEYHNGPSGGHLGITKTIEKIKQRFYWIGCRDSIAEWISNCVECMAAKGPKAKSRGRLQQYNVGSPFERVAMDIAGPFPTSTAGNKYLLVVMDYFSKWPEVYALPNQEAKTVAEAFVENWITRFGVPVELHSDQGRNFESSIFQEVCTLLGIHKTRTTALHPQSDGMVERFNRTLEEHLRKIVDKDQRNWDKCIQMFLLAYRSAKHETTGYTPAKIIFGSDLRLPADLKFGTNPTAVRNDGDYCSALKEEMNELHLMVRQHTHLMSNKMKDRFDQAANSKGFEEGDLVLLYNPLRKKGLSPKLQTAWEGPYMVMKRLNDVVYRIQRNGKARCKMKVVHLERIAPFGSRGFVPNRDD